In Nostoc piscinale CENA21, the genomic stretch CAATGTATCAGTCTGCAATCAAACTGCACGCTTACATTAAATATTATTAAAACAGAATTCAGAATTTACCTGAGTGCGAATGCTGGATAAATAGGTGAGTTTAAAACCTCCACTAAATTTTTAATTTGGTGGTTTTCAAGGAGTAGTAGGTATTTTTCCTCGACTCATTGATTCTGACTCCTGAATTCTGGCTTCTGAATTCTTCTTTATATTACTGATAGATTTTTTAGTTGCAATGGGTACGTTAAATATGTATCCTTATACGGAAACATTCATGCCTACCCAAGATACTACACGTCGTTTATCTCGCCAGACAATTATTCAAGACACCACTTCTTTACACGGTTTGCAAACGATTAGCAACTATACAACAACCCGTGGTGATGCCACAGAAGATGCTTTGCAAACAGCTTATCAAAAAAATGTTAATGCTGCAACAAGTAGAAAATGAAAAACTCACTTTATACCGTGCGGCTACTGATGCGGCGAGATTAGCCGAGTGGGAATTTCACAATGCTGTGTTAGCTATGAAAGAAGTTGTGCGGGGACAATATGGTTCAGATAGCGATCAAGCGCAAGCCGTAGGATTTAAGAAAAAATCAGACCGTAAACGTCCCTCTCGCAAAAAGTCAGTAGCGATCGCTAGTTAATTAATATATAAAACTTACGTACACAGTTTGTCTTTGAAAACTGGGTAAAAGGGTGTAAGGGTATAGGGTGTCAGGGTGTTTGGATAAATACACTCTTATACCCTGACACGTCCCCTGTTCTCTTTTATCTTCAAATTCCGCAACGCCCAATTTATTTTTTAAAATAGAGGTAGGTAAAAGCGTCAGATTACCAAAAATTTAATTGTGACAACATCTGCTCAAATACTACCACTGGTTAAAGATCCAGAGCGTCTAGAAAATCGGCTAGCTGAAATCCCGCCGGAACCTGGTGTTTATTTTATGCGGGATAGCAGCGATCGCATTATATATATAGGTAAGTCGCGGAAATTGCGATCGCGTGTGCGTTCTTATTTTCGTGAAGGCTACAGCAAAAGCGAACGCATCGCCACAATGGCGAGACAAGTAACAGAAATTGAATTTATTGTCACCGACACCGAAGCCGAAGCTTTGGCGTTGGAAGCCAATTTAATCAAGCAGCACCAACCATACTTTAATGTGCTGCTCAAAGATGATAAAAAATATCCTTACGTTTGCATCACTTGGTCAGAAGATTATCCCCGCATCTTCATCACACGCAAACGCCAGCTAGGTAAAGAAAAAGATAAATTCTACGGCCCTTACACAGATACAGGTTTATTAAGAGAAATCCTCCGCATTAGTAAGCGCATCTTTGCACTTAGACAGCGACCCCAACCTTTATTTAAAGACCGTCCCTGTTTAAATTATGATATGGGGCGTTGTCCTGGTGTCTGTCAACAGTTAATTTCCCCGTCCGAATATCGCAAAACTGTGCAGAAAGTAGCAATGGTATTCCAAGGTAGAACTCAGGAATTAATTGATATTTTGACAGAACAAATGCAAACAGCCGCCGCAGCTTTAAACTTTGAATCGGCGGCGCGGATACGTGATCAAATTTCTGGGTTAAAATCTCTGACGGCAGATCAAAAAGTATCCTTACCAGATGATACAGTTTCGCGGGATGCGATCGCTTTAGCGACAGATACACAACACGCCTGCATTCAATTATTTCAAATTCGCGCTGGACAATTAGTTGGACGCTTGGCGTTTGTTGCAGATGCTCAAGCTGAACCAGGTGCAATTTTACAACGAGTTTTAGAAGAACATTACCAAACTGCTGATGCGGTGGAAATTCCCGCCGAGATTCTGGTACAACATGAGTTACCCGACACAGAAATATTAGCGGATGTCTTAACTCAGCGAAAGGGTAGAAAAGTCACAATTGTTGCGCCCCAACGCCAAACTAAAGCAGAATTAATTGAGATGGTTGAGCGTAATGCCCAATACGAATTACAAAGAATGCAAAAATTGGGCGATCGCA encodes the following:
- the uvrC gene encoding excinuclease ABC subunit UvrC, giving the protein MTTSAQILPLVKDPERLENRLAEIPPEPGVYFMRDSSDRIIYIGKSRKLRSRVRSYFREGYSKSERIATMARQVTEIEFIVTDTEAEALALEANLIKQHQPYFNVLLKDDKKYPYVCITWSEDYPRIFITRKRQLGKEKDKFYGPYTDTGLLREILRISKRIFALRQRPQPLFKDRPCLNYDMGRCPGVCQQLISPSEYRKTVQKVAMVFQGRTQELIDILTEQMQTAAAALNFESAARIRDQISGLKSLTADQKVSLPDDTVSRDAIALATDTQHACIQLFQIRAGQLVGRLAFVADAQAEPGAILQRVLEEHYQTADAVEIPAEILVQHELPDTEILADVLTQRKGRKVTIVAPQRQTKAELIEMVERNAQYELQRMQKLGDRNNQAMQDLADILDLPELPHRIEGYDISHIQGSNAVASQVVFIDGLPAKQNYRHYKIKNPTVTIGHSDDFASLAEVIQRRFRKYSEDSQLQRTGNPDWPDLIMIDGGKGQLSSVVAVLQEMNLLEDLRVVSLAKQREEIFLPGESQPLPTDAEQPGVQLLRRLRDEAHRFAVSFHRQQRSDKLRRSRLDEIPGLGHHRQKQLLGHFRSVDYIRQATPAQLAEVPGIGPRLAQEIYDYFHPA